From one Eucalyptus grandis isolate ANBG69807.140 chromosome 9, ASM1654582v1, whole genome shotgun sequence genomic stretch:
- the LOC104420651 gene encoding senescence-associated carboxylesterase 101-like, which yields MGNLWSKRKRPLDPDCINSPNPKRRNSTDINSPVLPQEQQSDNRAPPTMDYEKAAEPLCSNGLDLANLAVSSGILGNSWAAISKLRSQVDRDHQSPSSSETVKIQEFEYPRYKVIAFVTPPVAASYLQEENGLVESSSSEASEFQFLCSKKNPSFAINKEVISLFNLL from the exons ATGGGGAATTTGTGGAGCAAACGCAAACGACCTCTTGATCCTGACTGTATCAATTCTCCAAATCCCAAGAGGCGCAATTCAACAGATATCAACTCGCCGGTTCTGCCGCAAGAACAGCAATCCGACAACCGTGCTCCTCCGACGATGGACTATGAAAAAGCCGCTGAACCTCT ATGCAGCAACGGACTCGATTTGGCGAACCTGGCCGTGTCCTCCGGTATTCTTGGCAATTCATGGGCTGCAATCTCTAAACTCCGGTCCCAGGTTGACCGCGACCACCAAAGCCCCTCATCTTCCGAAACCGTGAAGATTCAAGAATTTGAATACCCGAGATACAAGGTCATTGCTTTTGTGACGCCTCCAGTTGCTGCAAGTTATCTCCAAGAAGAGAACGGTTTGGTCGAATCTTCTTCATCGGAGGCCTCCGAGTTTCAGTTTCTCTGCTCCAAGAAGAACCCGTCTTTTGCAATAAACAAGGAGGTGATCTCTCTGTTCAACTTGTTatag